In Amia ocellicauda isolate fAmiCal2 chromosome 7, fAmiCal2.hap1, whole genome shotgun sequence, one genomic interval encodes:
- the rtbdn gene encoding retbindin, with translation MSAKTWLSLVAVSFSMLIGLAWCQDGACLQGGKHKATPSPEPYLQECTLYSDNACCSEQEAQEIAATPASRVDDIYWDRCGPLSASCEGFLKRVACFYQCSPDAARWPHPHRPAALQGVPLCQSFCQDWFEACREDLTCARNWVSDWEWSPQGNNCTGKCVPYQQMYKDGRELCESMWEDSFRMVEEGEPTEEASCGCLTLSPSDQEVVGALRAQEGNPDELDTTKSGVPLYPAPCRRPVRPPQARGSKRNTLLHKRSIFVEDVEGSGSGF, from the exons ATGAGTGCCAAAACGTGGCTGTCACTGGTAGCGGTGTCCTTCTCCATGCTGATTGGTTTGGCTTGGTGCCAAGATGGGGCGTGTCTCCAAGGTGGGAAACACAAAGCCACGCCCAGTCCGGAGCCATACCTGCAGGAGTGCACCCTCTACTCCGACA ACGCCTGCTGTTCGGAGCAGGAGGCCCAGGAGATCGCCGCCACGCCCGCCTCCCGGGTCGATGATATCTACTGGGACAGGTGTGGCCCCCTCAGCGCCAG CTGCGAGGGGTTCCTGAAACGAGTGGCTTGTTTCTACCAATGCTCCCCAGACGCTGCCCGCTGGCCTCACCCTCACCGGCCGGCCGCCCTGCAGGGGGTGCCTCTGTGCCAGAGCTTCTGCCAGGACTG GTTCGAGGCCTGTAGGGAGGACCTGACCTGCGCACGCAACTGGGTGAGCGACTGGGAATGGAGTCCCCAGGGAAACAACTGCACTGGAAAGTGTGTGCCCTACCAGCAG atgTACAAGGACGGCAGGGAGCTGTGTGAATCGATGTGGGAAGACTCCTTCCGCATGGTGGAGGAGGGCGAGCCAACAGAGGAGGCGTCCTGCGGCTGCCTGACCCTCAGCCCCTCTGACCAGGAGGTGGTGGGGGCTCTGCGGGCCCAAGAGGGCAACCCCGACGAGCTGGACACCACCAAGAGCGGGGTGCCCCTGTACCCCGCACCCTGCCGCCGCCCCGTGCGGCCCCCGCAGGCCCGGGGGAGCAAGCGCAACACCCTGCTGCACAAGAGATCCATCTTCGTGGAAGACGTGGAGGGCAGCGGCAGCGGCTTCTAG